The Cydia amplana chromosome 9, ilCydAmpl1.1, whole genome shotgun sequence genome includes a region encoding these proteins:
- the LOC134650904 gene encoding NADH-ubiquinone oxidoreductase 75 kDa subunit, mitochondrial-like: protein MFKTSRNLLKSYIITLQKRKQQTKAAGSTPIFINGKQVLVPSYYSILQACRSQGIAMPSFCYHERLSVAGNCRMCLVSVEGMWKPQIACAVQVAKNMKIRTNNAVTLKAQESVLEFILADHPLDCPICDQGGECDLQDLSMKFGNDRTRFTEIHFTGKRAVESKDLGPLINTEMNRCIHCTRCIRFASQVCGLDVLGSTGRGHDMLVGTYVDKMFLSELSGNIIDLCPVGALTSIPYRFKARPWELKTTNSIDVTDATGTNIVLNSRYNRVIRVLPREHEEINQEWLSDKGRWAIDSTEMQRLVTPMIKCGSCLKPVEWDVALCEVAKIICRSDSSKIMAIAGPHTNVETLVVAKDFLNLLDCDNTYIERSMCCTGSDTDIRAAYGLNINMKDVATADKILLVGTNPRFEAPILNAWIRQAYRTNECDIYVVGPRCDYNYHVTYIEPNQLVYSDCLKGAKRPLIFVGVSQLGTPVSYQLMFNVYKFAKKYMNIKDWPVVHIITKEASFAGALEAGWKPNALQALSTVNPNVVISLGADEVFYQCSPQGACSIIYIGFQGDRGAQGASVVLPGCAYTEAGGTYLNMECRSQYAYPAVSPPGKARSDWKIIRAIVEVCGFCMSYSDIAGLNVRMGQVSPIFNCLGNFQPKLFVDSVMATCQNVPAPNTNVKLDVCMKTLPDYYCSDIFSSNSCTMIEAKKAATKFLKMPYNKV from the coding sequence ATGTTCAAAACGTCTAGGAACTTATTGAAAAGTTATATAATAACACTACAAAAGAGAAAGCAGCAAACAAAGGCAGCAGGATCAACGCCTATATTTATAAATGGGAAGCAGGTGTTAGTGCCAAGTTACTACAGCATCCTCCAGGCCTGTCGCAGCCAGGGCATCGCCATGCCGAGTTTCTGCTACCACGAGAGACTCTCGGTCGCCGGCAACTGCCGGATGTGCCTCGTCTCGGTAGAAGGCATGTGGAAACCGCAGATAGCCTGCGCTGTCCAGGTCGCCAAGAACATGAAGATACGAACCAACAACGCTGTCACTCTCAAAGCCCAAGAAAGCGTCCTCGAATTCATACTAGCCGACCATCCTCTCGACTGCCCAATATGCGATCAAGGAGGCGAATGCGACCTCCAAGATCTTTCGATGAAGTTCGGAAACGATCGCACGAGGTTCACCGAAATACATTTCACAGGAAAAAGAGCCGTCGAAAGCAAAGATCTGGGACCTCTAATCAATACCGAGATGAACCGCTGCATACACTGCACTCGCTGCATACGCTTCGCGTCTCAAGTCTGCGGGCTCGACGTCCTAGGCTCAACTGGTCGCGGACACGACATGCTCGTAGGAACCTACGTTGACAAAATGTTCCTGTCTGAACTTTCGGGTAATATAATCGATCTGTGTCCCGTTGGAGCGTTGACGTCTATACCTTATAGGTTCAAAGCTAGACCGTGGGAATTGAAAACGACAAATTCGATCGATGTGACGGATGCTACAGGGACAAATATTGTACTTAACAGCAGATACAATAGAGTAATAAGAGTACTGCCTCGCGAGCACGAAGAGATCAACCAGGAATGGCTGTCCGACAAGGGTCGATGGGCCATAGACTCTACAGAGATGCAACGATTAGTAACTCCGATGATTAAATGCGGCAGTTGTCTAAAACCCGTCGAATGGGACGTAGCATTGTGTGAGGTCGCTAAAATAATTTGTCGATCTGACTCCAGCAAAATTATGGCCATAGCTGGTCCCCATACCAATGTGGAAACCCTGGTAGTTGCAAAAGATTTTCTCAATTTGCTCGACTGCGATAATACTTACATCGAGCGAAGCATGTGTTGCACCGGGTCGGACACAGATATAAGAGCTGCTTATGGGCTGAATATTAATATGAAAGATGTCGCAACCGCAGACAAAATACTATTAGTCGGTACCAATCCCCGTTTCGAAGCTCCCATATTAAACGCGTGGATACGTCAGGCATACAGGACCAACGAATGTGATATCTATGTAGTCGGACCGCGATGTGACTACAACTACCATGTGACATACATAGAACCCAACCAGTTGGTTTATTCGGATTGCTTGAAAGGTGCAAAGAGACCCCTGATATTTGTAGGCGTTTCCCAGCTCGGTACGCCTGTTAGCTACCAACTTATGTTCAATGTGTACAAGTTCGCTAAAAAGTATATGAATATTAAGGATTGGCCAGTCGTACATATAATAACTAAAGAAGCCAGTTTTGCTGGTGCTTTAGAGGCCGGATGGAAACCAAATGCGCTGCAGGCGCTGAGTACGGTCAATCCAAATGTAGTTATTTCTCTGGGAGCGGACGAGGTTTTTTACCAATGCAGTCCACAGGGTGCGTGTAGTATCATTTACATCGGTTTTCAAGGTGATCGCGGCGCTCAGGGTGCGTCGGTGGTGTTGCCAGGCTGCGCGTATACGGAAGCCGGGGGCACATACCTGAACATGGAGTGCAGGTCGCAGTACGCGTACCCGGCAGTGTCTCCTCCCGGGAAGGCTCGTAGTGATTGGAAGATTATCAGGGCGATTGTTGAAGTGTGTGGTTTCTGCATGTCCTACAGCGACATAGCGGGTTTGAATGTGAGAATGGGTCAGGTGAGCCCTATCTTCAACTGCCTGGGTAACTTCCAACCGAAGTTGTTCGTGGACTCTGTTATGGCGACGTGTCAAAACGTGCCCGCGCCAAATACGAATGTAAAATTGGATGTTTGCATGAAGACTCTGCCAGACTACTACTGTTCCGATATTTTCTCGAGTAATTCGTGCACCATGATAGAAGCCAAGAAGGCAGCCACCAAGTTTCTGAAGATGCCCTACAACAAAGTCTGA
- the LOC134650923 gene encoding uncharacterized protein LOC134650923 isoform X1: protein MGCVPSTPKVHTDISSPFSQQMAWQSAVKGETLVAALARLDDEIASSERTYPAARLAVVSAELASIQEEIKSFEDATSTITNKDSYAKTIHQVFVSLDIYRRPVLASENEDFVANINRKEMRRLELSWLQTRLGELQRERRTLHAQILRTRSLYAQLQQLLDSVWANTLRPGTPLEDALSRARGLRDALATVSARLRAAAEYAHAAVRLLDDALPAWKLSGVGKTGWERTAACADACRLFVQARCLERGARRVLSAPAAPRAARALRLALDYAFTDTSHDYKYQRATEIFVQFKEALVQMINSIHQVLLTNLENLALAAKDVKERRRELRAARVNAIAGKGLADLRYEPASLKTALD from the exons ATGGGCTGCGTGCCGAGCACACCGAAGGTTCATACGGACATATCCTCACCG TTTTCCCAACAGATGGCGTGGCAATCAGCAGTCAAAGGCGAGACGCTGGTGGCGGCGCTGGCGCGGCTGGACGACGAGATCGCGAGCAGCGAACGCACATACCCCGCCGCCAGGCTTGCTGTGGTATCAGCCGAGCTTGCTAGCATACAGGAG GAAATCAAAAGTTTCGAGGACGCCACATCTACGATAACGAACAAAGACAGTTACGCCAAGACGATTCATCAG GTTTTCGTCAGCTTGGACATATACAGACGTCCGGTGCTCGCGTCAGAAAATGAAGACTTCGTGGCTAATATTAATCGGAAG GAGATGCGTCGCCTGGAGCTGAGCTGGCTGCAGACCCGGCTCGGAGAGCTTCAGCGAGAGCGACGCACTCTACACGCACAGATCCTGCGCACGCGCTCCCTCTACGCGCAGCTGCAGCAGCTACTAG ATAGCGTCTGGGCCAATACTCTACGCCCCGGCACGCCGCTCGAAGACGCGCTGTCGCGCGCGCGCGGACTTCGAGACGCGCTAGCGACAGTCAGCGCGCGCCTTCGGGCAGCGGCGGAATACGCGCATGCTGCGGTGCGGCTGTTGGATGACGCGCTGCCGGCTTGGAAGCTTAGCGGCGTGGGCAA GACCGGGTGGGAGCGCACAGCAGCGTGCGCCGACGCATGCCGCCTGTTCGTGCAGGCGCGGTGTCTGGAGCGCGGCGCGCGCCGCGTGCTGtccgcgcccgccgcgccccgcgccgcgcgcgcgctgcgGCTGGCGCTGGACTACGCGTTCACTGATACTTCACATGACTACAA gTACCAAAGAGCTACGGAGATATTCGTACAGTTTAAAGAAGCACTTGTGCAAATGATCAACTCCATTCATCAA GTGCTCCTCACGAACCTTGAGAACCTCGCGCTGGCGGCGAAAGACGTAAAGGAACGGCGACGGGAACTGCGGGCGGCGAGAGTCAACGCCATTGCTGGGAAGGGATTAGCGGATCTGAGATATGAGCCTGCTAGCTTGAAGACGGCTTTGGATTAG
- the LOC134650923 gene encoding uncharacterized protein LOC134650923 isoform X2 — protein MGCVPSTPKVHTDISSPMAWQSAVKGETLVAALARLDDEIASSERTYPAARLAVVSAELASIQEEIKSFEDATSTITNKDSYAKTIHQVFVSLDIYRRPVLASENEDFVANINRKEMRRLELSWLQTRLGELQRERRTLHAQILRTRSLYAQLQQLLDSVWANTLRPGTPLEDALSRARGLRDALATVSARLRAAAEYAHAAVRLLDDALPAWKLSGVGKTGWERTAACADACRLFVQARCLERGARRVLSAPAAPRAARALRLALDYAFTDTSHDYKYQRATEIFVQFKEALVQMINSIHQVLLTNLENLALAAKDVKERRRELRAARVNAIAGKGLADLRYEPASLKTALD, from the exons ATGGGCTGCGTGCCGAGCACACCGAAGGTTCATACGGACATATCCTCACCG ATGGCGTGGCAATCAGCAGTCAAAGGCGAGACGCTGGTGGCGGCGCTGGCGCGGCTGGACGACGAGATCGCGAGCAGCGAACGCACATACCCCGCCGCCAGGCTTGCTGTGGTATCAGCCGAGCTTGCTAGCATACAGGAG GAAATCAAAAGTTTCGAGGACGCCACATCTACGATAACGAACAAAGACAGTTACGCCAAGACGATTCATCAG GTTTTCGTCAGCTTGGACATATACAGACGTCCGGTGCTCGCGTCAGAAAATGAAGACTTCGTGGCTAATATTAATCGGAAG GAGATGCGTCGCCTGGAGCTGAGCTGGCTGCAGACCCGGCTCGGAGAGCTTCAGCGAGAGCGACGCACTCTACACGCACAGATCCTGCGCACGCGCTCCCTCTACGCGCAGCTGCAGCAGCTACTAG ATAGCGTCTGGGCCAATACTCTACGCCCCGGCACGCCGCTCGAAGACGCGCTGTCGCGCGCGCGCGGACTTCGAGACGCGCTAGCGACAGTCAGCGCGCGCCTTCGGGCAGCGGCGGAATACGCGCATGCTGCGGTGCGGCTGTTGGATGACGCGCTGCCGGCTTGGAAGCTTAGCGGCGTGGGCAA GACCGGGTGGGAGCGCACAGCAGCGTGCGCCGACGCATGCCGCCTGTTCGTGCAGGCGCGGTGTCTGGAGCGCGGCGCGCGCCGCGTGCTGtccgcgcccgccgcgccccgcgccgcgcgcgcgctgcgGCTGGCGCTGGACTACGCGTTCACTGATACTTCACATGACTACAA gTACCAAAGAGCTACGGAGATATTCGTACAGTTTAAAGAAGCACTTGTGCAAATGATCAACTCCATTCATCAA GTGCTCCTCACGAACCTTGAGAACCTCGCGCTGGCGGCGAAAGACGTAAAGGAACGGCGACGGGAACTGCGGGCGGCGAGAGTCAACGCCATTGCTGGGAAGGGATTAGCGGATCTGAGATATGAGCCTGCTAGCTTGAAGACGGCTTTGGATTAG